The Leptospira selangorensis genome segment CCAAAATTGTATACAACTCAGACAAAGGTTCCCAAAAAATTATCAAAAAAGGGTCGTTGGATTTGTTTCACCTGGTTTTTTTTCTAAAAATCCCTCAGTATACGAAAAGTTATTCTTTCATCGGGTGATTTTTTCATGAGGTCATACCTCAAATAGGATACGAACTTGACATGTGTCGGATAATGTTATTACCAGAATAGTGGTCACTCGGGAAAGGAATTGAACACCTTCAAATTTCTAGATGCCGAAAAGTCTATTTTCACTCGGGGAAACTTCTCCCCGAAAACCGCAAATAAAGGGGATTTTGAAACCAGATTGTGATAATTTGGAAAGAAAAAATTTCAATATTTTGCTTTAGATCGGCGCATAAATTGAAAATACTTATACCTCAGGATTGAGGATGCCGATAGGTAGTAAGAGCCCAAAAACCTCGTCCAATAGAGATTTATGATCCTCAGAAAATACTCGGTCTTCTTCTATATTTCGGTTTTATTCTCCCAGACCCCCGCGTTTGCCTTGGGAACCTATTCTGAGGGCTGGACGGTCGCTAAACTGACCCAATTCGAGAGCCGAGGGATCGTATACGAATCCTATGAAGGTGTGATAGAAGTCCTAACTTTCGATCCGGCAGAAGAATGCGAGGAAACTAGGGACGAATGTTATACGCCTGTGCGTAAAAAAGCGAATGTTAGCGTTCGTCCTGAAAACGCAGATGTAGTAAATTTTCTGATGAAAAATCTGAACCAAACGATATTGATCCAATTCAATATTCATAGGATCCAGCCTATTGCACTTTCTAGCAGTATAGAAGTAATCAACGCGCAATATCAAGAAAATGTAATACCCCATAGTACCCCTGTAAAAGATCCAAGTGGAAGGATCACGGTATGGGTCCAGGCTCACGATACTTCTCACCCGATCGAAAAGATGGCGACTAACAAGACGGGTGGAAAAAGGAACTTTTCCGTAACGGGAAGGATCGTAAGTTTAGAATACAAAGGTACGATCCTAGGGACTTACGAAGGTCTTTATATGGATGAGTCTAGGGGAAGGATACATCCATTCTCCATTACTTCAGAAGAGATGGCGGAATTTGCTTGGAAAGCTATGAAGTATACCGGTAGATATTATTTAGGTGTCTCTGTGGCTTACGTAACTGGTGTGAGAGAATCACATTATGATATATTCGAGATCAATTTCAGAGAGCCTGCGGGCGCTCAAGAAAGACCTAAAAACTAAAATTACTTAAATAAGATTTAGAATCCGAAGTGAATTGTCTAGAAACTAAATAACCTTCGCTTCCGTTTCCAGTTAGAACAAGTACCTCTAGATTACCTGAAAAATTTCCAGATTGATCTTCTCTAATATAAACTTGAGCATCCCCAAGTTCTAGAGGAGCTTCCAATCCAAAATGAAGAATGTCCCAAGCCAATTCTTCTTTCCAAAAACTTTCATCAACTGAATTGCCCTTCTTCCAACCTTCTTTCAAAAAAAGTTCAGGAGAAACTTTCAAATTAAAATGAACATACACATTATGATCAGAAGGCTCCGCAAAAATTCTCAAATTCCGAGTATCTTCTAATTTGTGAATTTCTACATAATAGGCGGCGTCTTTTACCATTCCCAAAGAAGGATCTAGAATTTCGTATAAATCACCCTCACAATTCGAACTCATTATAAAAGAGAGTACGAACAGAAGGGAGTAAAAGAAATGTCTAAACGAAAGTCCCATATCTAAATAATTTTAACATGGAGAGACTAGGATTTTTTCAGAATTTTCTAAGAAAAATGATTTTGGAAAGAAATTTCTGACAAAGAAGAGGGCAAAATAATAATTAAGGTTTACATACACTCGTTTAGTTATTTAGAAAATTTTTCCTCCCATACAAAATAATTCAGGCGTAAATACCTAAAATTCAGTCCCGTTTTTTTGACTTGACAAAACTTCCAAACTATTTCGATGTCTAAATAAATGAAGCCGGAATATGTAATTCATTTATTGTCCAGAACCAGAGATCGGATCCAAAAATATTTATCCGAAGAATTCCTAAAGCAAGGCATTCAAGATTTGGTTCCAGCTCACGGAGGTGTACTTTTTGTATTAGGTAAAGAAGGTCCGCTTACCATGAGTGAATTAGCAAAGTTATTGGATAGGACCAACTCTACCGTGACTGCTCTTTTGGACAAAATGGAAGAATTCGGTTATATTAAAAGATCCAAACCTTACGAAGACGAAAGAGTGACTTCCGCAGAATTAACGGATAAGGGAAAACAAACCTTAGAGAAGGTGCAAAAGGCTTCCAAGGCTACACTTGCAAAACTCAGTCAGAATTTAGAACAGGGAGAAAAGGAAGAATTCATGCGAATTTTAACTAAGATCCATTCGAATTTCGATATATGATGTAAATTTTTTTTTGCGCAAATATTTCGACATCGAAATAAATAGGAGAACGAGTATGTTAGAAGGTAAAACTGCAGTAATCACAGGATCAGCGAGAGGGATAGGCAAAGAGATCGCAAAAATGTTCTTAGAAAGAGGTTCAAAAGTTATTCTTTCTGATCTGGAAAATTCTAATTGTAAGGAAACTGCGGAAGAATTGGCGAAATACAATCCGGAAGGAGTTTTTTGGAAAACTTGCGATGTAACTTTTAAAAATCAAAACAAAGAATTAGCAGAGTTTGCAATTGAGAAGACCGGAACCTTGGATATTTGGATCAATAATGCGGGAGTAGTTCAAGACGATCTGCTATTAAGAATGTCCGAAGAAAAATGGGAGAAGGTACACTCTGTAAATTTAAAAGCTGCTTTCTTCGGCATCCAAACCGCTGCAAAGTTCATGCTAAAGAAAAGTTCTGGTAGAATCGTAAACATCGGATCAGTCTCCGGATTTTATGGCAATGCAGGACAGGCAAACTATTCTTCCGCAAAGGCTGGACTGTTTGCTCTTACTAAATCTGCTGCCAGAGAACTTGCCTCCAGAAATATCACAGTGAACTGTGTTGCCTCCGGTTTTATAAATAACCGATTTGCAGAGCATGTTCCTGAAGAAATTAGAAATTCTATCTTGGATTCCATTCCCTTGAAAATTAAAAGAAATCCCGAAGAAGCAGTCGCTTCTGCTGTTGCTTTTCTTTCTTCCGAGGAAGCGGATTGGATTACGGGAGCAACTCTTAGAGTGGATGGGGGAATGTTGATCGGCTTTTAGACCGAATACTTAATTAGAAGTTTTACGAGCAGGTAAGAGAAGGATCCAAAAAATTTCTTGCCTGTTCTTTTGTAAGAAGAGACTTAATTCTTAAGATTACCTTCTTCCTTTCATATGAATTCTCTTACAAAATATTGTCATTATGTTCTCTCGCTAGAGAAGGACCAAGATCCTGAAAATAAAATCTATCATGATACAGAATACGGTTTCACCTTAAAATCGGATGATGAATTATTCGGAAGACTTATTTTAGAGATCAACCAAGCCGGCCTTTCCTGGACCACGATCTTAAGGAAAAAGGAAAACTTCCGTAAGGCTTATAAAAACTTTTCTATCAAAAAGATCTCAAAGTTTTCCGAAAAAGATTTTGATCGGCTTATGAACGATGCAGGTATCATTCGTAACAGGCTTAAGATAAACGCAGCCATTCATAATGCGAATGTGATTATCGGTCTTCAAAAAGAATTCGGAAGTTTCCAAGATTGGTTACATTCTCATCATCCCAAATCATTGGAAGAATGGACCAAACTATTTAAAAAAACTTTCGTATTCGTGGGCGGAGAGATAGTGAATGAATTTTTGATGAGCACAGGTTATTTAGAAGGCGCTCACGGACCTGGCTGCCCCATTTATAAAAAAGCGTTAAAATCCAAACCCGCTTGGAATTCTAAAAAGAAAAAATAGATCTTTATATAAAAATGAAATCTCGTCCTTCTTTCGAAAAAATCAAAACTATATCCGAATTCGAATCTCATTATTGGTATAGAGAAGAATTACAAAACATCTGCCTGGACTTAAAGATCTCTTCTAAAGGTGCTAAAGCGGAACTTGAAGAAAGATTAAAATCTTATATCAGATTCGGCAGAGAGGTATTTCTAAAAAAGGAAAATTCTACTAAAGGCCCGATATCCGTTCGTAGAAAAACTAAAAGTGAAAAAGAGATCACTCTCAAATCTAAAATTATTCCGGACGGAATTCGATTCGATTCCAAATTCAGAGAATTCTGTAGGGAGTATTATGATCTCAAAAAATTCAGTTTTACGAAGGCTATGGCGGAAGCGGTTCGAGATGCCGAGAAAATCGGGAATCTAAAACTCTCCGTCCAAGATCTTTTGAGGGTATATGAAAATCCTCCTAAGGAAGAAAGACCTGACGATCGCGTTCTAAGATGGAATCGTTTCGTAAAAGATTTTCATTCTGATCCGAAAACTTCTCCGTTCAAAAATAAACTGAATATAGCCGCATTCTTATGGGGGAAGGTCCGGGACAGAGCAGGTAGTAAAAAATTCGACCCTTCTCTTTTGAAAGAATTCGCAAAAGACATCCAAAAATTGGAAGCTAAGAGCAATAAGTAATGCTAAATCTGTAATGAAATGCAGGTTTTTCTGCTGGTAGACGAACCTAACTCATTATAAAATATCTTTCAGGCAAATGAAAGTTAAGTTGTTCTCATTCTCCATTTTACTCTGTCTCGCTCTTAGTTTCCCTTTTTTCTTAGGAGCTCAATCGGAAAGTAAGACAATATGTTTAAATTGGGAAAAAAATTTTCCCAAAATAGATTCCAAACTATATTTAGAGATCAGTGGCTTAGAATTGATCCTTAGTCCTCCTACAGTTGCAATAATGAGAAGCAGAAGACCTGGAGAATTAGTGCCGATCATACATGGATCTTATAAGACCGAAGGAA includes the following:
- the lsa26 gene encoding surface adhesion protein Lsa26 codes for the protein MILRKYSVFFYISVLFSQTPAFALGTYSEGWTVAKLTQFESRGIVYESYEGVIEVLTFDPAEECEETRDECYTPVRKKANVSVRPENADVVNFLMKNLNQTILIQFNIHRIQPIALSSSIEVINAQYQENVIPHSTPVKDPSGRITVWVQAHDTSHPIEKMATNKTGGKRNFSVTGRIVSLEYKGTILGTYEGLYMDESRGRIHPFSITSEEMAEFAWKAMKYTGRYYLGVSVAYVTGVRESHYDIFEINFREPAGAQERPKN
- a CDS encoding MarR family winged helix-turn-helix transcriptional regulator — translated: MKPEYVIHLLSRTRDRIQKYLSEEFLKQGIQDLVPAHGGVLFVLGKEGPLTMSELAKLLDRTNSTVTALLDKMEEFGYIKRSKPYEDERVTSAELTDKGKQTLEKVQKASKATLAKLSQNLEQGEKEEFMRILTKIHSNFDI
- a CDS encoding glucose 1-dehydrogenase translates to MLEGKTAVITGSARGIGKEIAKMFLERGSKVILSDLENSNCKETAEELAKYNPEGVFWKTCDVTFKNQNKELAEFAIEKTGTLDIWINNAGVVQDDLLLRMSEEKWEKVHSVNLKAAFFGIQTAAKFMLKKSSGRIVNIGSVSGFYGNAGQANYSSAKAGLFALTKSAARELASRNITVNCVASGFINNRFAEHVPEEIRNSILDSIPLKIKRNPEEAVASAVAFLSSEEADWITGATLRVDGGMLIGF
- a CDS encoding DNA-3-methyladenine glycosylase I; this translates as MNSLTKYCHYVLSLEKDQDPENKIYHDTEYGFTLKSDDELFGRLILEINQAGLSWTTILRKKENFRKAYKNFSIKKISKFSEKDFDRLMNDAGIIRNRLKINAAIHNANVIIGLQKEFGSFQDWLHSHHPKSLEEWTKLFKKTFVFVGGEIVNEFLMSTGYLEGAHGPGCPIYKKALKSKPAWNSKKKK
- a CDS encoding SAP domain-containing protein; protein product: MKSRPSFEKIKTISEFESHYWYREELQNICLDLKISSKGAKAELEERLKSYIRFGREVFLKKENSTKGPISVRRKTKSEKEITLKSKIIPDGIRFDSKFREFCREYYDLKKFSFTKAMAEAVRDAEKIGNLKLSVQDLLRVYENPPKEERPDDRVLRWNRFVKDFHSDPKTSPFKNKLNIAAFLWGKVRDRAGSKKFDPSLLKEFAKDIQKLEAKSNK